In one window of Pseudoalteromonas espejiana DSM 9414 DNA:
- the rsmF gene encoding 16S rRNA (cytosine(1407)-C(5))-methyltransferase RsmF, translating to MNANTYIPEHFIDDVKTYLPAHLNLEDFINACRRPLRKSIRVNTLKITIEDFLKRADQKNWQLTPIPWCNEGFWLERPSDEEQNLALGNTDLHLSGAMYVQEASSMLPPMALKQSIENSDLQDSYVLDMASAPGSKTSQLAAIMNNQGVLVANELSSSRLKVLSATLKRMGIGNCALSHFDGVIFGNYMFECFDSILLDAPCSGEGTVRKDADALKNWSIESNIEIAQVQKDLIKSAFYALKPSGTLVYSTCTLTPLENQKVCDYLLSEFGDYIEPQSLSDLFQGAEKATTAEGYLHVWPQTFDSEGFFIAKFKKLASCNNPTQSVKKGAFPFNEFDKKQTTSFMSELKKQFGLKALPGNLMQRDKELWLFPQGFEAVQNKIKYARLGIQIGIIHKNGVRLTHEFATVFGNECKSNTYALTNEQANDYFNGKDIRFEEVTKASGEVVLTLCGCPIGLGKWQKNKIKNSLPRDLVQNTQLISWA from the coding sequence GTGAACGCCAACACTTATATTCCTGAGCACTTTATTGACGACGTAAAAACCTATTTACCTGCGCACCTCAATTTAGAAGACTTTATAAACGCGTGCCGTCGCCCTTTAAGAAAGTCTATTCGTGTTAATACATTAAAAATAACAATTGAAGATTTTTTAAAACGTGCGGATCAAAAAAATTGGCAACTTACACCTATACCCTGGTGCAATGAGGGTTTTTGGCTAGAACGCCCAAGCGATGAAGAACAAAATTTAGCATTAGGCAATACCGACCTACATTTAAGTGGCGCTATGTATGTGCAAGAGGCAAGCTCAATGCTGCCGCCTATGGCACTAAAACAAAGTATTGAAAACTCAGATTTACAAGATAGTTACGTACTTGATATGGCATCAGCGCCTGGCTCTAAAACTTCGCAACTTGCCGCAATAATGAATAACCAAGGCGTACTTGTTGCCAACGAACTTTCGTCATCACGCTTAAAAGTCCTTAGCGCTACGCTTAAACGTATGGGCATTGGTAACTGTGCGCTTTCGCATTTTGATGGCGTCATATTTGGTAACTATATGTTTGAATGCTTTGATAGCATTTTGCTTGATGCACCCTGCTCTGGCGAAGGTACCGTACGTAAAGACGCCGATGCACTTAAAAACTGGTCAATAGAATCAAATATAGAAATTGCTCAAGTTCAAAAAGATTTAATTAAAAGCGCTTTTTACGCATTAAAACCAAGCGGTACACTGGTGTATTCAACCTGTACGCTCACCCCGCTCGAAAACCAAAAAGTATGCGACTACTTGCTTAGCGAATTTGGCGACTACATTGAGCCGCAATCGCTAAGTGATTTATTTCAAGGGGCAGAAAAAGCAACAACCGCCGAGGGCTATTTACATGTGTGGCCGCAAACATTCGACAGTGAAGGTTTTTTTATTGCTAAATTTAAAAAACTCGCAAGCTGCAATAATCCTACCCAAAGCGTTAAAAAAGGCGCCTTTCCGTTTAACGAGTTTGATAAAAAACAAACAACATCATTTATGAGCGAGCTTAAAAAACAATTTGGTTTAAAAGCCTTGCCGGGTAATTTAATGCAGCGCGATAAAGAACTGTGGCTATTCCCACAAGGATTTGAAGCCGTGCAAAATAAGATTAAATACGCACGCTTAGGCATACAAATAGGCATCATCCATAAAAACGGAGTAAGGCTCACACACGAGTTTGCTACCGTGTTTGGTAATGAATGCAAAAGCAATACGTATGCTTTAACAAACGAGCAAGCAAACGACTACTTTAATGGTAAAGATATACGCTTTGAAGAAGTAACAAAAGCCAGCGGCGAAGTAGTACTAACCTTATGTGGCTGCCCGATAGGACTAGGCAAATGGCAAAAAAATAAGATCAAAAACTCTTTGCCACGCGATCTTGTGCAAAATACCCAGTTAATAAGCTGGGCATAA
- a CDS encoding GntR family transcriptional regulator — translation MTQPFLNDTPITTASDQVFVDMRREIVEGSIEQGSKISEPELAKRYGVSRATLREALNRLESCYLVERKANVGCRVVALTAERLIEVYQVRSSLEGLACRLAADNMEPEEVKGLKQLLNQHLQTQRVKEGESYYQEAGDLDFHYRIIKGSKNAHLIHLLCNELYQLIRMYRVQMGMVGPRVSKAFDEHLAIINAIENHDGELAEMLMKRHISASQANIQTKFDVYQSI, via the coding sequence ATGACGCAACCTTTTTTAAACGATACACCTATTACTACAGCATCTGATCAAGTGTTTGTAGATATGCGCCGCGAAATAGTAGAAGGCAGCATAGAGCAAGGCAGCAAAATATCTGAGCCGGAGCTTGCAAAGCGCTATGGTGTAAGCCGTGCCACGCTGAGAGAAGCATTAAATCGTTTAGAAAGCTGTTATTTAGTTGAGCGTAAAGCCAATGTAGGCTGCCGCGTAGTGGCACTTACTGCCGAGCGCTTAATTGAAGTGTATCAGGTTCGTAGCTCCCTTGAGGGCTTAGCATGTAGGCTTGCTGCCGACAATATGGAGCCCGAGGAAGTTAAAGGCTTAAAGCAATTACTTAATCAGCATTTGCAAACACAACGTGTAAAAGAGGGCGAATCGTACTATCAAGAAGCAGGCGATTTAGACTTTCACTATCGCATCATCAAAGGTAGTAAAAACGCACACTTAATCCACTTGTTATGTAATGAGCTTTATCAATTAATTCGTATGTACCGCGTGCAAATGGGTATGGTGGGGCCGCGTGTATCTAAAGCGTTTGATGAGCATTTAGCCATTATTAACGCGATAGAAAACCATGATGGTGAACTCGCTGAAATGCTGATGAAGCGACACATAAGTGCATCGCAGGCCAATATTCAAACCAAATTTGATGTATACCAATCAATATGA
- the prpB gene encoding methylisocitrate lyase, whose translation MSAGLKFKQAIANNRPLQVVGTINAYTAMMAEKMGHQAIYLSGAGVANASFGMPDLGMTSLDNVLEDIRRITGASDLPLLVDADTGWGGAFNIARTVKEMTKAGAAGFHIEDQVAQKRCGHRPNKEIVSQGEMVDRIKAAVDAKTDNDFYIMARTDAFQKEGLSAAIDRAAACVEAGADAIFAEAVHDLADYQAFAKAINVPILANITEFGQTPIYTKEQLSEVGVEMVLYPLSAFRAMNKAALNVYSAILNEGSQQSQIENMQTRAELYDFLDYHTYENTLDNLFSSKSGK comes from the coding sequence ATGTCAGCAGGATTAAAATTTAAACAGGCTATTGCTAATAACCGCCCATTGCAGGTAGTAGGTACTATTAATGCCTACACAGCAATGATGGCTGAAAAAATGGGCCACCAAGCTATATATCTCTCTGGTGCCGGTGTGGCTAATGCCTCTTTTGGTATGCCTGATTTAGGTATGACCAGCCTTGATAACGTACTTGAAGATATTCGTCGTATAACCGGTGCAAGCGATTTACCACTACTTGTAGATGCCGATACAGGGTGGGGCGGCGCGTTTAATATTGCGCGTACCGTTAAAGAAATGACCAAAGCAGGCGCGGCGGGTTTTCACATTGAAGACCAAGTAGCGCAAAAGCGTTGTGGTCATCGCCCTAATAAAGAAATTGTAAGCCAAGGTGAAATGGTTGACCGCATTAAAGCGGCGGTTGATGCTAAAACCGATAACGACTTTTATATAATGGCCCGCACCGATGCGTTTCAAAAAGAAGGCTTAAGTGCCGCGATTGACCGCGCAGCTGCCTGTGTTGAGGCTGGTGCAGACGCAATTTTTGCAGAAGCCGTGCACGACCTTGCCGATTACCAAGCATTTGCAAAAGCGATTAATGTTCCTATTTTGGCAAACATTACTGAATTTGGCCAAACACCTATTTACACAAAAGAGCAGTTAAGCGAGGTAGGTGTTGAAATGGTGCTTTACCCACTTAGTGCGTTTAGAGCCATGAATAAAGCCGCGCTTAATGTGTACTCTGCCATTTTAAATGAGGGCTCGCAGCAAAGCCAAATTGAGAACATGCAAACACGCGCCGAGTTATACGACTTTTTAGATTACCACACATACGAAAACACACTTGATAACCTTTTTTCATCAAAATCTGGCAAATAA
- the prpC gene encoding bifunctional 2-methylcitrate synthase/citrate synthase: MVDKALGGAGLRGQVAGQTALCTVGQTGSGLTYCGYDISELAEKAQFEEVSFLLSRGELPTASELAEYKAKLKSLRGLPDALKTVLENIPKDAHPMDVMRTGCSMLGNLEMELDFSQANDAIDRMVALFPSIICYWYRFTHDGVRIETQTDDDSVGAHFLNLLHDKAPSELFAQVMNVSLILYAEHEFNASTFTGRVCASTLSDIHSCVTGAIGTLRGPLHGGANEAAMDMIQNFTSAEHAEQEVMGMLERKDKIMGFGHAIYRESDPRNVIIKKFSEKLAAEVGDDVLYPVSVRCEEVMWREKKLFCNADFFHASAYHFMDIPTKLFTPIFVMSRVTGWTAHVKEQRANNRIIRPSADYTGPDARSYTPIESRG; encoded by the coding sequence ATGGTAGATAAAGCATTAGGCGGTGCAGGCTTACGCGGCCAAGTAGCAGGGCAAACAGCATTATGTACAGTAGGGCAAACAGGCTCTGGTTTAACGTATTGTGGTTACGATATTAGCGAACTTGCCGAAAAAGCGCAGTTTGAAGAAGTGTCTTTTTTACTTTCGCGCGGAGAGCTACCAACAGCCAGTGAATTGGCTGAATATAAAGCTAAATTAAAAAGCTTACGTGGCCTGCCAGATGCACTAAAAACCGTGCTTGAAAATATTCCTAAAGACGCGCACCCAATGGATGTTATGCGTACCGGTTGCTCTATGCTGGGTAACCTAGAAATGGAACTTGATTTTAGCCAAGCAAACGATGCGATTGACCGTATGGTTGCGCTCTTCCCAAGCATTATTTGTTATTGGTACCGCTTTACACACGATGGCGTTCGCATTGAAACCCAAACTGATGACGACTCAGTAGGCGCGCACTTTTTAAATTTATTACACGACAAAGCACCGAGCGAGCTTTTTGCTCAAGTAATGAATGTGTCACTAATTTTATACGCAGAGCATGAGTTTAACGCTTCTACCTTTACGGGGCGCGTGTGTGCATCAACGCTTTCTGATATTCATTCTTGTGTAACGGGTGCTATTGGCACGCTACGTGGGCCACTTCATGGTGGTGCTAATGAGGCCGCTATGGATATGATTCAAAACTTTACGAGTGCAGAGCACGCCGAGCAAGAAGTTATGGGCATGTTAGAGCGCAAAGATAAAATAATGGGCTTTGGCCACGCTATTTACCGCGAGTCGGATCCGCGTAACGTAATTATTAAAAAGTTCTCTGAAAAACTAGCGGCTGAGGTGGGTGATGATGTGCTTTACCCTGTGTCGGTTAGGTGTGAAGAAGTAATGTGGCGCGAGAAAAAACTGTTTTGTAATGCCGATTTTTTCCATGCATCGGCATATCACTTTATGGATATTCCAACCAAATTGTTTACGCCAATATTTGTTATGAGCCGTGTTACAGGCTGGACTGCACATGTTAAAGAGCAGCGTGCTAATAACCGTATTATTCGCCCAAGTGCAGATTACACAGGGCCAGACGCACGCAGCTACACGCCAATTGAATCAAGAGGCTGA
- the acnD gene encoding Fe/S-dependent 2-methylisocitrate dehydratase AcnD produces MTIINNTQYRKPLPGSNVDYYDTQAAVDAIKPGAYATLPYTSRVLAENLVRRCEPAMLTDALEQLIERKQDLDFPWYPARVVCHDILGQTALVDLAGLRDAIAQKGGDPSKVNPVVPTQLIVDHSLAVEHAGFDPEAFEKNRAIEDRRNDDRFHFINWTKTAFKNIDVIPPGNGIMHQINLEKMSPVIQNRDGIAFPDTLVGTDSHTPHVDALGVIAVGVGGLEAESVMLGRASYMRLPDIVGVELTGTRQPGITATDIVLAITEFLRAQRVVSTYLEFYGEGADALTLGDRATISNMTPEFGATAAMFYIDDKTIDYLRLTGRDEEQIALVENYAKTAGLWSDSLTTAKYERVLTFDLSSVGRNIAGPSNPHRRVSTSDLAKEGISGKVENEEGLMPDGACIIAAITSCTNTSNPRNVIAAGLIARNANAKGLMRKPWVKTSLAPGSKAVQSYLEEANLLPELEKLGFGIVGFACTTCNGMSGALDPVIQKEVIDRDLYATAVLSGNRNFDGRIHPYAKQAFLASPPLVVAYAIAGTIRFDIEKDSLGQDQNGNDITLKDLWPSDEEIDEVIKQSVKPEQFKKVYEPMFDLTVDYGEDNDPLYNWREQSTYIRRPPYWEGALAGERTMTGMRALAVLGDNITTDHLSPSNAIMASSAAGEYLTKMNVPEEDFNSYATHRGDHLTAQRATFANPKLLNEMVLNENGEVKQGSYARLEPQGTNTRMWEAIEAYMQRKQPLIIVAGADYGQGSSRDWAAKGVRLAGVEVIAAEGFERIHRTNLIGMGVLPLEFKPGTTRKTLNIDGSESFDVKGEPTPGATIDLVITRKNGEVLTVPMKCRLDTQEELSIYAAGGVLQRFAQDFLEATQSA; encoded by the coding sequence ATGACCATAATTAATAACACCCAATACCGAAAACCCTTACCCGGCTCCAATGTAGATTACTACGACACGCAAGCTGCGGTAGATGCAATAAAGCCAGGCGCTTATGCCACATTGCCTTACACATCGCGTGTACTTGCCGAAAACTTAGTACGCCGCTGTGAGCCCGCTATGCTAACCGATGCGCTTGAACAGCTTATTGAACGCAAACAAGATTTAGATTTTCCGTGGTATCCGGCGCGCGTAGTGTGTCACGATATTTTAGGCCAAACTGCCTTGGTTGATTTAGCAGGCCTGCGCGATGCTATTGCCCAAAAAGGCGGGGATCCGTCAAAAGTGAATCCTGTAGTACCAACACAGCTAATTGTTGATCACTCATTAGCGGTAGAGCACGCAGGTTTTGACCCTGAAGCATTTGAAAAAAACCGTGCAATAGAAGATAGACGCAACGATGACCGTTTTCATTTTATAAACTGGACTAAAACAGCCTTTAAAAATATTGATGTTATTCCGCCTGGTAACGGCATTATGCATCAAATTAACCTTGAAAAAATGTCGCCTGTTATTCAAAACCGCGATGGTATTGCATTCCCCGATACCTTAGTAGGTACCGACAGCCATACCCCGCATGTTGATGCACTAGGCGTAATTGCTGTAGGCGTAGGTGGGCTTGAAGCCGAAAGCGTAATGCTTGGCCGCGCCTCGTACATGCGCTTGCCTGACATTGTAGGTGTTGAGCTTACAGGTACTCGTCAGCCTGGTATTACCGCCACCGACATAGTGCTGGCTATTACCGAGTTTTTACGCGCTCAGCGTGTGGTATCAACCTATTTAGAATTTTACGGTGAAGGCGCTGATGCACTAACCCTTGGCGATAGGGCAACTATTTCAAACATGACGCCAGAATTTGGTGCAACTGCGGCAATGTTTTATATAGATGATAAAACAATAGATTATTTGCGTTTAACAGGGCGTGATGAAGAGCAAATAGCGCTTGTAGAAAACTACGCTAAAACGGCAGGCCTTTGGAGCGATAGTTTAACAACCGCAAAGTATGAGCGTGTTTTGACCTTTGATTTATCAAGCGTTGGACGCAATATTGCTGGGCCTTCAAATCCGCATCGTCGTGTATCAACGAGCGATTTAGCAAAAGAAGGTATATCAGGCAAGGTAGAAAACGAGGAAGGCTTAATGCCAGATGGCGCATGTATTATTGCTGCTATTACCAGTTGTACTAACACGAGTAACCCACGAAACGTGATTGCAGCAGGGCTTATTGCTCGTAATGCAAATGCCAAAGGCTTAATGCGTAAACCGTGGGTTAAAACATCTCTAGCGCCGGGTTCTAAGGCGGTGCAATCTTACCTTGAAGAGGCAAACTTACTCCCAGAGCTTGAAAAGCTCGGCTTTGGTATTGTTGGTTTTGCCTGTACTACCTGTAACGGCATGAGCGGCGCATTAGACCCTGTTATTCAAAAAGAAGTAATCGATCGCGATTTATACGCAACAGCGGTGCTTTCGGGTAATCGTAACTTTGATGGGCGTATTCATCCCTATGCTAAGCAAGCGTTTTTAGCGTCACCGCCATTAGTTGTAGCTTATGCTATTGCCGGTACTATTCGTTTTGATATTGAAAAAGATAGTTTAGGGCAAGATCAAAATGGTAACGATATAACGCTAAAAGATTTATGGCCAAGCGATGAAGAAATAGACGAAGTAATAAAACAAAGCGTAAAGCCAGAGCAATTTAAAAAAGTATACGAGCCTATGTTTGATTTAACCGTAGATTATGGTGAAGACAACGACCCACTTTATAACTGGCGCGAGCAAAGTACGTATATTCGCCGCCCGCCATATTGGGAAGGCGCACTTGCAGGTGAACGCACCATGACCGGCATGCGCGCTCTTGCTGTACTTGGCGATAACATTACAACGGATCATTTATCGCCATCAAACGCAATTATGGCAAGCAGTGCTGCAGGTGAATACCTGACTAAAATGAATGTGCCAGAGGAAGATTTTAACTCGTACGCAACGCACCGAGGCGATCATTTAACAGCGCAGCGTGCCACGTTTGCAAACCCTAAATTGTTAAACGAAATGGTGCTTAATGAAAACGGCGAAGTTAAACAAGGTTCATACGCACGATTAGAGCCACAAGGCACTAATACCCGTATGTGGGAAGCAATAGAAGCTTATATGCAGCGTAAACAGCCGCTAATAATTGTAGCGGGTGCCGATTATGGCCAAGGCTCGTCTCGCGATTGGGCTGCAAAAGGCGTAAGGCTTGCAGGCGTAGAAGTGATAGCCGCAGAAGGCTTTGAGCGCATACACCGTACTAACTTAATTGGTATGGGTGTTTTACCGCTTGAATTTAAACCAGGCACTACCCGCAAAACGCTTAACATTGATGGCAGCGAAAGCTTTGATGTAAAAGGCGAGCCAACACCTGGCGCTACCATTGATTTGGTGATTACGCGTAAAAATGGTGAGGTACTAACGGTACCTATGAAGTGCCGACTTGATACGCAAGAGGAGCTTTCTATTTATGCTGCTGGTGGTGTATTACAGCGTTTTGCACAAGACTTTTTAGAAGCAACGCAATCAGCATAA
- the prpF gene encoding 2-methylaconitate cis-trans isomerase PrpF, with translation MFKPQIKVPATYMRGGTSKGVFFKLTDLPKPAQVAGEARDNLLLRVIGSPDPYGKQTDGMGGATSSTSKTVILIKSEQPNHDVDYLFGQVAIDKPFVDWSGNCGNLTSAVGAFAITNGLVDKSKVPENGVAIVRVWQANIKKSILVHVPMTNGEVQETGDFELDGVTFAAAEVKLEFLDPADGEGALFPTGNVVDNLEVPGVGTLTATMINAGIPTVFINADDIGYTGTELQDDINNDVTALEKLETIRAYGAVKMGLITNINEAQARQHTPKVAFVAGPADYTSSSNKHISANSINLLVRAMSMGKLHHAMMGTAAVAIGTAAAIEGTLVNIAAGGGALNEVNFGHPSGTLKVGAEAKNIKGDWQVTKASMSRSARVLMEGVVRVPQ, from the coding sequence ATGTTTAAACCACAAATTAAAGTACCAGCAACTTACATGCGTGGCGGCACCAGTAAAGGCGTGTTTTTTAAATTAACCGATTTACCAAAACCTGCCCAAGTGGCAGGTGAGGCCCGCGATAATCTATTACTACGTGTTATAGGCAGCCCCGACCCATACGGCAAACAAACCGATGGTATGGGCGGTGCTACATCAAGTACCAGTAAAACAGTTATTTTAATTAAAAGTGAGCAACCTAACCACGATGTTGATTATTTATTTGGGCAAGTTGCCATTGATAAACCATTTGTAGATTGGAGCGGTAACTGCGGTAATTTAACCTCCGCTGTAGGCGCATTTGCAATAACGAATGGCTTAGTTGATAAAAGCAAAGTGCCCGAAAATGGCGTTGCTATTGTGCGTGTGTGGCAAGCTAATATTAAAAAAAGTATTTTAGTTCATGTGCCTATGACCAATGGTGAAGTTCAAGAAACCGGTGATTTTGAGCTCGACGGTGTTACCTTTGCTGCCGCTGAGGTAAAGCTTGAGTTTTTAGACCCAGCCGATGGAGAAGGCGCGTTATTTCCAACAGGTAACGTAGTGGATAACTTAGAAGTACCAGGAGTCGGCACTTTAACAGCCACCATGATCAACGCAGGTATTCCTACTGTATTTATTAATGCAGATGATATTGGCTATACCGGCACTGAGCTACAAGATGACATAAATAATGATGTTACCGCGCTTGAAAAGCTCGAAACTATTCGCGCTTACGGCGCAGTAAAAATGGGGTTAATTACTAATATTAACGAAGCACAAGCGCGCCAACATACACCTAAAGTAGCATTTGTTGCAGGGCCCGCAGACTACACATCGTCGAGTAATAAGCATATTAGTGCAAACAGTATTAACTTATTAGTACGCGCTATGTCGATGGGCAAGCTTCACCATGCAATGATGGGCACTGCCGCAGTTGCTATTGGTACAGCTGCAGCCATAGAAGGTACGCTTGTAAATATAGCTGCTGGTGGCGGTGCGTTAAATGAAGTTAACTTTGGTCACCCCTCGGGCACGCTAAAAGTAGGGGCTGAAGCTAAAAATATAAAGGGTGACTGGCAAGTTACCAAAGCTAGTATGAGCCGAAGTGCTCGTGTACTTATGGAAGGGGTTGTAAGGGTTCCTCAATAG